The Camelina sativa cultivar DH55 chromosome 18, Cs, whole genome shotgun sequence DNA window NNNNNNTTCTACAAGCTTGATGCCACCGTGGTGAATGGTCTTAAAGGAAAATTCGGGGATAACTTCAGGGATCTGGTTGAAAGATATCAACATGAACCAAAAAGAATACAGAAATGGACGGAAGCTTTGAATTCAACTTCCCAAACATTTGACATGCCCTTGCCAGCATACAGGTCTCCCACTATATGTTCTTTATCAACATTATAATGGTAGCTAGCTAGattgtatcatttatttaatgTGTTTGGATAACTTTCAGGATTCTGGAAGAAAAATATCGACATGAACCAGAAACATTCCAGCAATGGAAGTCAGCTTTGAATTCTATTTTCCCAAAGTTATCCTTGACTTTGTCAAATTACAGGTTTTTATTTTCCACTTTGATAAAATGGTGGATCTTcttaattaagatatatatttttttttgtgttcggATACGAATtgaagaaagcttttttttttttgtttatatatttattttgcatATCAAAGTGAGACATCCGAGAACGATTTCATAAGCTTAATCTGCAAAGGAATGAATGGCAatagaggagaagaaaatagTGACTGTTTATTGGTCCCAGCAAGGGGACTCAGTCTCAGTAAGCACGAGGCACCAAAGTAAGTTTTTCcttaaaaacagaacagaaatCTACAAACATCAAAGCTTTTTATCGGTGAAAACAttactgttttttgttttcttattggGTTGACTAGTATATCATATGAATAGCCAAATAATGTAATAAGTGAATAGTTGTGAGGGAATCAAAATAAACTAGaactaaaaaaacttttttttttagtataattataaaaacactGAAAAGCTAAATTTAGTATaagatcacatatatatatatatatatctatatctatatttCTAACACATTAGTATTATATAATGGAATTATTTTACCAAcgtaaaaatttgataaatattcGGAATTGTAAAAAATAGTGGaatcatatagtatatatttaatatgtgataaactgtcttttttttggcattgtcctctatatatataaagctctCTCATGGCTGCTTCGTCTTCGGTTGTGAGACCCAACTCGTTGGGGCCTCAAGTTTTCATCAACTTCCGGGGAATAGAATTGCGCAGAAACTTTATAAGCTTTCTCTACGCTGCCTTGAAAGAAGCGGATATAAACGTCTTCATAGACGAAGACGAGCATTTGGGATCAAATTTGGTTAACCTATTGAAAAGAATAGAAGAGTCTGAGATCGCTTTAGTGATCTTCTCCAAGGATTACACAAGTTCGCATTGGTGCTTAGATGAGCTGGCCAAGATCATGGAACGTAAGGATCAAGGCCGTCTCATAGTGGTTCCCATCTTCTACAAAATTGAACCTTACGTTGTGAAACAACTTAAAGGAGAATTTGGGGATTGTTATCGGGATATGAAACGCGGTCATCAACACCAACGAGACAGAACTCAGAAATGGAAGGAAGCTCTAGTGTCTATTCCCGAAATAAAAGGCATGGTCTTGCCAGAACGAAggtactttttcttttctttttgtcaagtAGAATATACATCTAGAACCTGATAAGCTTTCTCttgttgatatttatatttcaCTTGTATGGTATGACAGTAACGTGACCGATAGAGAGTTCATAATCTCGATGGTCGACAAGATTCAGATATTGTTGGAGGATATGACCGGCAGAGGAAACCTAGAAAGAAACAGAACGATGTAATGTAACGAAACAAGGAGTTATTTGTGTGTTTagtctttctttttgtttttcctttttttccttctttaaaaatattgtaagcTTCTAGATTATTGTGCGTGACTTTCAAGTCTATGGGTTTGATTTAACCTCGGGTCGGTTGTGACCATGCCTAtataagagttttgtttttctctttgatgTTTCCGATTTTGATAAGAAATCATGTGCTGATTCGAATAGCTTCATCAGATCTTCCAATGGTTggaagaaaactcaaaatttgtGAAAGTTCCCTACTGGAGTGGTTTGACCAAGTGTTTACTAATTTTTGTATACTAGGTTTGGGATTTGAATTTCAATGAATGTACTTTCTTGCAAATTAACCGTGGGAAACTTATGGGGAGGTCCAAAGTGTCGTTTGAAAAGCTGATCGTCGTAGTGTCGTGTGTTGCCGAGAGATCATGTCCATCATACGGGATGTCGTTCATGCATAACCGTCCGTTCTACATCCAAATATGAATCTGATACCAAATGATGCGGAGTAGAAGGTGTGAAACAGAGGTACAAGTTTTGTGACAAAGGCTTGAACTGCATGTGTGAAGATGACGATGGCTCTGTTTTAACACAAGAACAGTggagtattaaaatttaaatgatgGAATCAAAGGGGATAGAGATGAGAGTCCTCCTCTTACGTCCTACACAAGGTAAGATCTTTATGAGCAATTTAGGTGATCATAAGCTCTATTTATAGAGCTACGTAAAGACTCACGAAACTTAAACACCGACTCTTGCTTGCTGGGTGACATGAGATTCTTAAAGATGAATGATTTGTGTTGTTATATTACGTGACCTAAAGGTCTATATTTATACAAGTTACAGACGATCGAATTATGTAAATATCTCAACCAATAAgtaaatctaaatatacatattctCCTAAATACTTGGCTATCAAGACTATCCTTAATATTGGGTAAGCAAACAGTAGATAAGGTCCATCAAGGTCAGGGGCAGACCTAGTAAGAGAGAAAATCTTCGGCGGAGTGCAACAGAGGAGAGCACGAcgtgagatgaagaagatacatTTATAGATTTCGAACATGCTTTAGGGAATCTTCAACCCTAcactattttagagtcaaatctctattttagagcaacatttgctccaaccctactctatattttattctaaaatagagaaaatgataggattgctctatatatagagcaaatctattctcacctctattttttttagattaactctattttagagttgaaatTAGAGTGATACAttggaggaaaacgatgctctattttacagaaaaaatagagatatacataaaaaatagagatatacattaGAGATGATCTTAGAACATATTCATGCGAGAATGTAGCTAGTCTGATACGAACAAGTAGGTCATATCACATGAGAATGTTTtccaaaaccaaatccaaaaaggCAAATCGGTAACATTTGTGGATCGTGGTTAAACCGGTCGTTAACCTTTGACTTCACAAATGAAATTTGAGCACATAACTAAATTTAACGGTTTTAACCGTGGGTTTAATACGGTTAAAGAAACAAGTTAAACCGAAAGGGAGATTGAATTACGGTTGAACCGGTACAGTTGAACTGGTACGGTTAAGAGGACATTGAGATAAACCCTTATTTTGTGAAGCTCCGGGAGAGAAGTTGATCACCGACGCACGGGAGGAGAGATGGCACCACAAGGCTTCGTGGAGAGTTAATGGCCGCTCCTCCTACCTTGTCACGGATCTTTGAAATCATCGATTCTCTTGAGATCTATTTTGGTTCCTATGTGTTCCTCTCTGTTTCCTCAATGATCCTATGTCTCTGTCTCAGAGCTTCGAGATCTTTCTTCTCTATGTTTGAGGTAAATATATGATTCTAGACTTGAAAATATGTTCATGAATCTAGAAGACATTGTAAGAGATAAacccataaaattaaaattgatctTCGTATTCGTCGGCGAGTTAGAACATAAAAGGAttgattggttttttttgtttggtattaaATATGATTTACATGTTAGGCATTTTTGCTTAggtgtattaattgttataatttgactggttatttattttaaatgaagTGTCAGCATAtactgttggatatgggctttgcccccaaCATTTTGGCGTCCACCGTGGAGCCGAACGGAATCCTTTCATTTAACGAATAGAGTTTGAAAACAAAGGTGTTTTCGGAAAATCAGAAGCATGTCTCACACCGATCTCTCAAGTAACGAAAGCGTCGGCTCCTCCGCGCCACGATCTCCCGAAGCTCGCGTTGTGTCTCCTAGGCGAACCATTTGGGGGCGCACCCGTCCGAGGACAAACAGCTCCAAGGCGTCAATGGGACTGCAGTAGCTACGCTAGAGGACGCAACGCTCACTGACCGCGcagccgtaggcgctacgcgcGTCGCTCCAACCAACGGCGCTACGCCTTATGTCCGTGCGACCACTAACATCAATCCAACCGACCGCGAAGCCGAAGGCGCTACACACGTCACTCCAACCAACGGCGCTATGCCTCCTGTCCGTGTAACCCCTAATGTCAATCCAGTCGACCGCAaagccgtaggcgctacgcgcAACGATCCGACAAATGGCGTTATCCCACCTGGTCGTGTAGCTGCTGGCGACACTCCGAATAACCGCGAAGCTATAGGCACTACGCCCATAGCTCATCGTCACCACACATCCGCACGCGTTAACATCAGCCAAGCCGCACTCAATGAAACCGTACGAAGAAGCCTGGATCGGATGAGTGGCCAAGTAGTGCAACAAGCGTCCCAAGGACAGAGTAACCACGCAAGGCGTCATGGGCGACAATCTGAGCCTCGAAACGAACAGAATGAAGACGCTATATGATGTGAGCAACAGACCGGAGACGCGGCCAGGAACACTCGCACCAGACCCGGACACCAACGGAACACTTGTATCACCCGCGGGACAACTCAGAGCCAACATGCCGAGGATCACTCCCGGTGCAAACCACACGGAGCAAAAGCTCATCCAGGACTTCCAAGCAAAGGATCAACCACTTCGTCCAAGCCttcgtccaagaagaccaaAAGATCGACTCGGTTAAGGCAACCATCGGCGAGACCGTCTGTACGGTAGGATCATGacttgtactctttttccttacttcggggttttcccatgaggtttaccggagaaggttttaacgaggcgacgagtcctACCGCACAACGCCGCGTTTAACCCAAGGACACATGCAACGCCGCG harbors:
- the LOC104760431 gene encoding uncharacterized protein LOC104760431 isoform X1; the encoded protein is MAGSSSFSSSNVSLIPTGLQVFISYRGKELHDGFVSFLLRGFKDKNINVFTNEQEEKGKDLISPCDRISESRFALVIFSEGYTKSKRCLDELVHIKERVDQGKLRVIPIFYKLDATVVNGLKGKFGDNFRDLVERYQHEPKRIQKWTEALNSTSQTFDMPLPAYRILEEKYRHEPETFQQWKSALNSIFPKLSLTLSNYSETSENDFISLICKGMNGNRGEENSDCLLVPARGLSLSKHEAPNSLMAASSSVVRPNSLGPQVFINFRGIELRRNFISFLYAALKEADINVFIDEDEHLGSNLVNLLKRIEESEIALVIFSKDYTSSHWCLDELAKIMERKDQGRLIVVPIFYKIEPYVVKQLKGEFGDCYRDMKRGHQHQRDRTQKWKEALVSIPEIKGMVLPERSNVTDREFIISMVDKIQILLEDMTGRGNLERNRTM
- the LOC104760431 gene encoding uncharacterized protein LOC104760431 isoform X2 yields the protein MAGSSSFSSSNVSLIPTGLQVFISYRGKELHDGFVSFLLRGFKDKNINVFTNEQEEKGKDLISPCDRISESRFALVIFSEGYTKSKRCLDELVHIKERVDQGKLRVIPIFYKLDATVVNGLKGKFGDNFRDLVERYQHEPKRIQKWTEALNSTSQTFDMPLPAYRILEEKYRHEPETFQQWKSALNSIFPKLSLTLSNYSETSENDFISLICKGMNGNRGEENSDCLLVPARGLSLSKHEAPNSLMAASSSVVRPNSLGPQVFINFRGIELRRNFISFLYAALKEADINVFIDEDEHLGSNLVNLLKRIEESEIALVIFSKDYTSSHWCLDELAKIMERKDQGRLIVVPIFYKIEPYVVKQLKGEFGDCYRDMKRGHQHQRDRTQKWKEALVSIPEIKGMVLPERSNVTDREFIISMVDKIQILLEDMTGRGNLERNRTM